In the Methanothrix sp. genome, one interval contains:
- a CDS encoding proteasome-activating nucleotidase has protein sequence MSESSAMTDQESLIESFTKRIAALERENRALAEEAEALRMEREEARAKLFESLISNKKYLRELERLKKENALLRRMPLFLATVIEVGDDYVMLRQHGNNQEFITTAPPEIMEKLQPNSRVAINNSLTIVRLLERSVDVRAKTMELIEAPNVTYDDVGGLDAQIQEIRETVELPLTRPELFSNIGIEPPRGVLLYGLPGTGKTLLAKAVAHHARATFIHMSGSELVHKFIGEGAQLVRDIFQMAREKAPSIVFIDEIDAVGSIRTHDGTTGSAEVNRTMMQLLAEMDGFRERGDVKIIAATNRIDILDPALLRPGRFDRIIEIPMPNEVARLKILEIHTRKMKKADDVDLSAIAKQTDGASGAELKAIAVEAGMNAIRREATVVNMDDFRQAVKKVMGEEEKTDESLRMFY, from the coding sequence ATGAGTGAATCGTCAGCTATGACGGATCAGGAAAGCCTGATCGAGTCGTTCACCAAGAGGATCGCAGCGCTCGAGAGGGAGAACAGGGCACTGGCTGAGGAGGCCGAGGCCCTCCGCATGGAGCGCGAGGAGGCCAGAGCGAAGCTCTTCGAGTCTCTCATATCCAACAAGAAGTATCTGCGCGAGCTTGAGCGTCTTAAGAAGGAGAACGCTCTGCTGAGGCGCATGCCGCTGTTTCTGGCCACAGTGATAGAGGTGGGCGACGACTACGTCATGCTCAGACAGCATGGGAACAACCAGGAGTTCATAACCACAGCTCCTCCGGAGATAATGGAGAAGCTGCAGCCGAACAGCAGGGTTGCAATAAACAACTCCCTGACGATAGTGAGACTCCTGGAGAGATCTGTGGATGTCAGGGCGAAGACAATGGAGCTGATAGAGGCTCCGAATGTGACGTATGATGATGTTGGAGGTCTCGACGCTCAGATACAGGAGATACGCGAGACCGTTGAGCTTCCGCTGACAAGGCCGGAGCTCTTCAGCAACATAGGAATAGAGCCGCCCAGGGGGGTGCTCCTCTACGGGCTCCCGGGCACCGGCAAGACACTCCTTGCCAAGGCTGTTGCGCACCATGCCAGGGCAACGTTCATACACATGTCGGGAAGCGAGCTGGTCCACAAGTTCATCGGAGAGGGCGCACAGCTGGTGAGGGACATATTCCAGATGGCAAGGGAGAAGGCACCATCAATAGTCTTCATCGATGAGATAGACGCTGTGGGAAGCATCAGGACGCACGACGGCACAACAGGCAGCGCAGAGGTCAACAGAACCATGATGCAGCTCCTGGCCGAGATGGACGGCTTCCGGGAGAGAGGGGATGTCAAGATAATCGCTGCAACAAACAGGATAGACATCCTGGATCCAGCTCTCCTCCGGCCTGGCAGATTCGACAGGATCATAGAGATACCAATGCCCAATGAGGTCGCGAGGCTGAAGATACTTGAGATCCATACGAGAAAGATGAAGAAGGCCGATGATGTCGATCTCTCAGCCATAGCGAAGCAGACGGATGGAGCGAGCGGCGCTGAGCTGAAGGCCATTGCTGTCGAGGCCGGAATGAACGCGATACGGCGAGAGGCCACTGTGGTCAACATGGATGACTTCAGACAGGCCGTGAAGAAGGTTATGGGTGAGGAGGAGAAGACCGACGAGTCTCTCAGGATGTTCTACTGA
- a CDS encoding ribbon-helix-helix protein, CopG family, with amino-acid sequence MKAPERITISMDEETARIFRKLRDELGISQSEMMREALKFYSRHRGIFESVEDRKLYTHAEMLSAGEHVILDIDHWLLFLRFIDTHPDAEAFWEKHKDVCKAHAEQFRHRLYNADVILKRLEACNLFKLSRTSESEYTLILSSDLSKKFVRTEVEEILRGMGFAVDIKEDFGKIRVKLLH; translated from the coding sequence ATGAAGGCACCTGAGAGGATAACGATATCCATGGACGAAGAGACCGCCAGGATATTCAGGAAGCTAAGGGACGAGCTCGGCATCTCTCAGAGCGAGATGATGAGGGAGGCGCTGAAGTTCTACAGCCGCCACAGGGGCATATTCGAATCTGTGGAGGACAGAAAGCTTTACACGCACGCGGAGATGCTCTCCGCAGGGGAGCACGTGATACTCGACATAGATCACTGGCTCCTCTTCCTCAGGTTCATCGATACCCACCCCGATGCTGAGGCGTTCTGGGAGAAACACAAGGACGTATGCAAGGCACATGCGGAGCAGTTCAGGCACAGGCTCTACAACGCAGATGTTATTCTGAAAAGACTGGAGGCGTGCAACCTATTCAAGCTGAGCAGGACATCCGAGAGTGAGTACACGCTGATACTCTCCTCTGATCTGAGCAAGAAGTTCGTGAGGACCGAGGTCGAGGAGATCCTCAGAGGCATGGGGTTCGCCGTCGATATAAAGGAGGACTTCGGGAAGATAAGGGTGAAGCTGCTGCACTGA
- a CDS encoding pyridoxal phosphate-dependent aminotransferase: MRFAEHIMEIESSGIRKCFDGAGPGAVNLSIGQPDFDTPGHIKEAAIRAIERGMTGYTPNLGIPELRAAICEKLGRENGMKYTPDQVMVTSGASEALFLAIAAVTSPGDEVLIPDPGFVSYRPLVQTAGGRPVGVPLDQELKLSVDAVAERITPETSAIIVNSPANPTGAVQSESEIRGLAELAEDNDIALISDEVYEHFIYEGEHVSPGRYSENVITVNAVSKTYAMTGWRLGYLAAPPEAIDVMLKIHQYIQACASSISQAAALAAITGPQDCVREMRETFQRRRDMMVRGLRDLGIDLVIPKGAFYIFPRVGDGDEFAARLSSAGVITVPGSAFGANGRPYIRISYATSDESLRLALERIKTVME, encoded by the coding sequence ATGCGATTTGCGGAGCACATCATGGAGATTGAGAGCTCTGGTATACGGAAGTGCTTTGATGGCGCCGGACCTGGCGCGGTCAACCTGAGCATCGGGCAGCCTGACTTCGACACTCCAGGGCACATAAAAGAGGCGGCGATCAGGGCGATCGAGCGAGGGATGACCGGCTACACGCCAAACCTGGGAATACCTGAGCTGAGGGCAGCGATATGCGAGAAGCTCGGACGCGAGAATGGGATGAAATACACTCCGGATCAGGTGATGGTGACATCGGGCGCGAGCGAGGCCCTCTTTCTGGCAATCGCAGCCGTCACATCTCCCGGGGATGAGGTGCTGATTCCGGATCCGGGCTTCGTCTCGTACAGGCCGCTGGTCCAGACAGCCGGAGGGCGTCCGGTCGGTGTGCCCCTCGATCAGGAGCTGAAGCTCTCTGTCGATGCAGTTGCAGAGCGCATCACTCCGGAGACGAGCGCGATCATAGTTAACTCGCCCGCAAACCCCACAGGAGCTGTCCAGTCGGAGAGCGAGATCCGGGGGCTTGCAGAGCTCGCCGAGGATAACGACATCGCCCTCATCTCGGATGAGGTCTACGAGCACTTCATATACGAGGGGGAGCACGTCAGCCCCGGCAGGTACAGTGAGAATGTCATAACTGTGAACGCTGTCTCGAAGACGTACGCCATGACCGGATGGAGGCTGGGCTACCTGGCTGCGCCTCCGGAGGCCATCGATGTCATGCTTAAAATCCATCAGTACATCCAGGCATGCGCATCATCCATATCACAGGCCGCCGCGCTCGCGGCCATAACAGGGCCGCAGGACTGCGTGCGGGAGATGAGGGAGACCTTCCAGCGTCGGAGGGATATGATGGTTCGCGGCCTCAGAGATCTTGGAATTGATCTGGTTATCCCGAAGGGGGCGTTTTACATATTCCCAAGGGTCGGAGATGGCGATGAGTTTGCGGCCAGGCTGAGCTCAGCCGGTGTCATAACGGTGCCCGGGTCTGCATTCGGAGCGAATGGAAGGCCGTACATACGGATATCATACGCCACATCCGACGAGAGCCTCAGGCTTGCTCTGGAGAGGATCAAGACCGTCATGGAGTGA
- a CDS encoding permease yields the protein MFHDNLVVAVDFFVKIALELTVLFIGVTFLVGLIREYVPDETVKRALGGRHIVEGSVLGAAFGALTPFCSCSTIPLLLGMLNAGVPFAACMAFLFSSPLLNPVILSLFLVLLGWRVALLYLIVTFAVAVSAGLVLNALGFESQVKSVAFVRDDQPAQDAGSRIRRSADFALALFRQLMPYLLLGAGIGAFIYGFVPSDLVVQIAGRDNPLAIPAAALIGIPLYIRAETILPIGLALIGKGMSVGAVLALVIGGAGASIPELSLLSAMFEKRLLAAFVLTIFTTAVAAGYLTNLL from the coding sequence GTGTTTCATGACAATTTAGTTGTAGCTGTCGATTTCTTTGTGAAGATCGCATTAGAACTGACCGTTCTGTTCATAGGTGTGACCTTTCTCGTGGGACTCATTCGGGAGTATGTGCCGGATGAGACTGTAAAGAGGGCTCTTGGCGGCAGACACATCGTTGAAGGCAGCGTTTTAGGTGCTGCTTTTGGTGCGCTAACACCGTTCTGCTCCTGCTCCACAATACCGCTGCTTCTTGGGATGCTCAATGCCGGAGTCCCATTTGCAGCCTGCATGGCGTTTCTGTTCTCTTCCCCACTGCTGAATCCCGTCATATTATCGCTCTTCCTTGTGCTGCTGGGATGGAGGGTTGCTCTGCTTTACCTCATCGTAACCTTTGCGGTGGCGGTTTCGGCCGGTCTGGTACTGAACGCCCTTGGCTTTGAATCTCAGGTGAAGTCTGTGGCTTTTGTGAGGGATGATCAGCCAGCGCAGGATGCAGGATCGAGGATACGGAGATCGGCTGATTTTGCTCTCGCCCTCTTCCGTCAGCTCATGCCGTACCTTCTGCTTGGAGCAGGTATTGGGGCGTTCATTTACGGTTTTGTGCCTTCAGATCTCGTTGTCCAGATTGCTGGGCGGGACAACCCTCTCGCCATCCCTGCGGCTGCCCTCATCGGCATCCCCCTCTACATCAGGGCTGAGACGATCCTTCCAATAGGCCTGGCTCTCATCGGGAAGGGCATGAGCGTCGGTGCTGTGCTCGCGCTCGTCATAGGTGGTGCTGGCGCAAGCATTCCCGAACTCTCCCTGCTGTCGGCCATGTTCGAGAAGAGGCTGCTTGCGGCATTTGTGCTCACCATCTTCACAACAGCAGTGGCTGCAGGTTACCTGACAAACCTCCTGTAG
- a CDS encoding type I 3-dehydroquinate dehydratase, translating to MCSRTVDLGGLRIRTPAIVASLGADAERAARSAESEGADIIEVRLDLLEDPDVIRDIRASVSLPLMATNRIPSEGGSFRGSEERRIGVLMDASRFSDIIDIELMAPGRDQLLENISCPALVSYHDFSGVPENVQAIIEDARSAGADVVKIAVTPRSMREALDLLRILLDESHPICVIGMGAVGRHLRVVAPLYGSVLTYGYVTEPTAPGQMSIRELDTALRCLGAR from the coding sequence ATGTGCAGCAGAACGGTTGATCTTGGAGGCCTGAGGATCCGAACCCCTGCGATCGTCGCCTCGCTCGGGGCAGATGCGGAGCGCGCAGCAAGGAGCGCCGAGTCAGAGGGGGCGGACATAATAGAGGTGCGTCTCGATCTTCTCGAGGATCCAGATGTGATCAGAGACATAAGGGCGTCAGTATCGCTGCCACTTATGGCCACGAATCGCATCCCATCAGAGGGCGGCTCCTTCAGGGGGTCTGAGGAGCGACGGATAGGTGTTCTCATGGATGCATCGCGCTTTTCCGATATCATCGACATCGAGCTGATGGCGCCAGGGAGGGATCAGCTGCTGGAGAATATCTCATGCCCTGCTCTTGTATCATACCACGACTTCAGCGGCGTGCCGGAGAACGTGCAGGCCATAATAGAGGACGCCAGGAGCGCGGGCGCTGATGTGGTGAAGATAGCCGTCACCCCGCGCTCCATGCGGGAGGCGCTGGATCTCCTGAGAATTCTCCTGGATGAATCACATCCCATCTGCGTGATCGGCATGGGCGCTGTTGGGAGGCATCTGAGGGTTGTGGCCCCCCTCTATGGCTCTGTGCTGACCTACGGCTATGTTACAGAGCCCACTGCACCGGGGCAGATGAGCATCAGGGAGCTGGATACCGCTCTCAGGTGCCTGGGGGCGAGATGA
- a CDS encoding class I SAM-dependent methyltransferase: MLINRMLHLGEDECVFLAEESLEDLIWLPVTRNIVAEAGSFDRAIAVNDRSLALHSEPQDLWILLTDLYSESRPVMELIKGMDCERVDADEDELFQAIVECLSVSLMEGIFCDGCAESGTVHHPADRISRLESMLKELLEDLLDDGSRLLEVGCGSGTGTMVLRKLGTDPWAMDVDRCEVCQGLRAGALDPFRTFVLDARLLPRFFSTESFDAVIGFMVGLIDDSNWHIWRDIIVKSSSLARSTLLYTVYSKREAERIADLLGGLGWKGSLIDNSSSIAVYDQWVYLGRRS; this comes from the coding sequence GTGCTGATCAACAGGATGCTCCATCTCGGAGAGGACGAGTGCGTATTCCTTGCGGAGGAATCCCTCGAGGACCTCATATGGCTCCCGGTCACAAGAAATATTGTGGCTGAAGCCGGTAGTTTCGATCGCGCCATTGCTGTAAACGACAGGTCTCTTGCGCTGCACTCGGAGCCCCAGGATCTCTGGATCCTCCTGACCGATCTTTACTCAGAGAGCAGACCTGTGATGGAACTCATCAAAGGCATGGATTGCGAAAGGGTCGATGCAGATGAGGATGAGCTCTTCCAGGCCATAGTGGAGTGCCTCTCGGTATCGCTGATGGAGGGCATATTCTGCGATGGGTGTGCTGAGAGCGGGACCGTTCACCATCCTGCGGACAGGATATCCAGACTTGAGAGCATGCTGAAAGAGCTCCTTGAGGATCTGCTGGACGATGGCTCTCGGCTGCTTGAGGTTGGATGCGGAAGCGGCACTGGAACAATGGTTCTCAGGAAGCTCGGAACAGACCCATGGGCGATGGACGTGGACCGGTGCGAGGTGTGCCAGGGTCTGAGAGCTGGCGCTCTGGACCCCTTCAGGACATTCGTGCTGGATGCCAGGCTCCTCCCGAGGTTCTTCAGCACGGAGAGCTTCGATGCTGTGATCGGATTCATGGTGGGGTTGATAGACGACTCGAACTGGCACATCTGGAGGGATATAATAGTTAAATCATCATCACTCGCCAGGAGCACGCTACTCTACACGGTGTACTCCAAGAGGGAGGCTGAGAGGATCGCAGATCTTCTCGGAGGTCTCGGCTGGAAGGGCAGTCTTATAGACAACAGCAGCTCCATAGCCGTATACGATCAGTGGGTGTATCTGGGACGGAGGAGCTAA
- a CDS encoding DUF2099 family protein, giving the protein MAEHLAEMAGALVRIRDGVPEVLTDPQIRFCPLRRDLYGIHEESRETVEKVIRSHIMDLGMYSSQRVLELAEDPVSFGASEILMDGMAEGLVDAAVVVCDGAGTAIVTRPDVLQAVGAHMTGLIKTEPIKAIQDGLEQRGCILIDRHATIDQIRGFVAALDAGFERVAVTLAGSMSSDARDLRAIGARAGRSPLILAVHTTGIGRDEAAALADTCDIIWSCASRAVREVAGERAMLQIGVSIPVFAMTQEGKRLVLNRALHFRGKLVIHRSSLPYLHADRQPSPLI; this is encoded by the coding sequence ATGGCAGAGCATCTTGCTGAGATGGCCGGGGCTCTGGTGAGGATCAGGGATGGGGTACCTGAGGTCCTGACCGATCCCCAGATCAGGTTCTGCCCTCTCAGGAGGGATCTGTACGGGATCCATGAGGAGAGCCGTGAAACCGTGGAGAAGGTGATTCGCAGCCACATCATGGATCTCGGCATGTACAGCTCGCAGCGGGTTCTTGAGCTTGCAGAGGATCCGGTGAGCTTCGGCGCATCGGAGATCCTCATGGACGGGATGGCCGAGGGTCTGGTGGACGCGGCTGTTGTTGTCTGCGACGGCGCCGGCACAGCTATCGTAACCAGGCCGGATGTGCTGCAGGCTGTCGGAGCACACATGACAGGGCTCATCAAGACTGAGCCAATAAAGGCGATCCAGGATGGCCTGGAGCAGCGTGGATGCATCCTCATCGATCGTCATGCTACCATAGACCAGATCAGAGGTTTCGTGGCTGCACTCGATGCAGGCTTTGAGCGGGTTGCTGTGACCCTGGCTGGGAGCATGTCCTCTGATGCCAGAGATCTCCGTGCAATAGGGGCAAGGGCTGGAAGGAGCCCTCTGATCCTTGCGGTACACACAACCGGCATAGGCAGGGATGAGGCTGCTGCTCTGGCAGACACCTGTGATATCATATGGTCCTGCGCGTCCAGGGCCGTCAGGGAGGTCGCTGGGGAGAGGGCCATGCTCCAGATAGGTGTATCGATACCGGTATTCGCCATGACCCAGGAGGGAAAGCGGCTCGTCCTGAACAGGGCGCTGCATTTCAGAGGCAAACTTGTGATCCACAGATCGAGCCTGCCATATCTGCATGCGGATCGCCAGCCGAGCCCTCTGATATAG
- a CDS encoding 4Fe-4S binding protein, translating into MPAVVNREECVSCGTCVEECPEEAIKLDDEEIAVVDPEKCTECGTCVEACPSEAIHIE; encoded by the coding sequence ATGCCTGCAGTAGTTAACAGAGAGGAATGTGTGAGCTGTGGAACCTGTGTGGAGGAGTGCCCGGAGGAGGCTATCAAACTCGATGATGAGGAGATAGCAGTGGTCGACCCGGAGAAGTGCACAGAGTGCGGCACATGCGTAGAGGCCTGCCCATCTGAGGCAATACACATTGAGTGA
- a CDS encoding HesA/MoeB/ThiF family protein, with amino-acid sequence MLTEGEERRYARQLPLLGIEGQERLKEAGVLIAGAGGLGSVSSYYLAAAGVGHIRIADSDVVDLSNLNRQILHRVPGLRKALSAEEALRSLNPTIEVEGVDVCISESSIDYLLNDIDIIVDAMDSFEARYILNLAALEHALPLVHGAVSGFDGQVTTIIPGRTACLRCVFPKPPPRAAPPVIGATCGIIGSIQAMEAIKMLTGLGEPLASRLLIWDGRCAQMDEIPIERNERCPDCGGRSVSGEAGFRDDSREEP; translated from the coding sequence GTGCTCACAGAGGGAGAGGAGAGGAGGTACGCAAGACAGCTCCCGCTTCTCGGAATCGAGGGGCAGGAGCGCCTGAAGGAAGCTGGAGTTCTGATAGCAGGTGCTGGCGGACTGGGATCTGTATCCTCATACTATCTGGCGGCAGCCGGTGTTGGACACATTAGAATCGCGGACTCAGATGTTGTCGACCTCAGCAACCTCAACCGGCAGATACTGCATCGCGTTCCAGGCTTGCGCAAGGCCCTATCAGCTGAGGAGGCGCTGCGATCCCTGAACCCCACGATCGAGGTTGAGGGCGTTGATGTCTGCATATCGGAGAGCAGCATAGACTATCTGCTGAATGATATTGACATCATAGTCGATGCCATGGACAGCTTCGAGGCCAGGTACATCCTGAACTTGGCTGCGCTTGAGCATGCTCTGCCTCTGGTCCATGGCGCTGTATCAGGGTTCGACGGGCAGGTCACCACAATCATTCCCGGAAGGACTGCGTGCCTGAGATGCGTATTCCCCAAACCACCGCCGAGGGCTGCGCCTCCTGTCATAGGTGCGACATGCGGCATCATCGGCTCGATCCAGGCTATGGAGGCGATCAAAATGCTCACGGGCCTCGGCGAGCCGCTTGCCAGCAGGCTCCTCATATGGGACGGGAGATGCGCCCAGATGGACGAGATCCCGATTGAGAGGAACGAGCGGTGCCCGGACTGTGGCGGCAGGAGTGTGTCCGGTGAGGCGGGATTTCGTGATGACAGCCGGGAGGAACCATGA
- a CDS encoding MoaD/ThiS family protein has translation MRIRLRSFGTLRRDLGGDLILEMGEGSLLRDALLSLRGHERLLDGLRIKDDVYVLVNGRSVSDINTALRDGDEIAIVPAIIGG, from the coding sequence ATGCGGATCAGGCTGCGATCGTTTGGCACTCTGAGAAGAGATCTGGGCGGAGATCTCATTCTGGAGATGGGCGAGGGCTCTCTGCTCAGGGATGCGCTCCTCTCCCTGCGAGGGCATGAGCGGCTGCTTGACGGTCTTAGGATAAAGGATGACGTCTACGTGCTGGTGAATGGAAGGAGTGTGAGCGATATCAACACAGCTCTCAGGGATGGCGATGAGATCGCGATCGTGCCGGCCATAATCGGAGGCTGA
- a CDS encoding toll/interleukin-1 receptor domain-containing protein, with amino-acid sequence MISKIYISHSQSDADLAGEISSALYRICLDTLTSQFRYHRGISRAEWASFGIRSSECFVPILTSNSIFSRTVNMEIGFAKAVDHLIIPIAEDGVEVTFFIEDVVPITFSSGAFANAVADLIRIVRSLTRLEWLRVRCPICREEMTQYLTPQENVDRAISENRYLETACSFCEAAISLDPRTFSPVTD; translated from the coding sequence ATGATCTCCAAGATATACATCTCTCACAGCCAGTCTGACGCTGATCTTGCAGGAGAAATCAGCTCTGCGCTCTACCGCATCTGTCTCGATACGCTCACGTCTCAATTCAGATACCATCGCGGCATCTCCAGGGCAGAGTGGGCGTCCTTCGGCATAAGATCATCGGAATGCTTTGTGCCAATCCTGACGTCGAACTCGATATTCTCCAGGACTGTCAACATGGAGATAGGATTCGCTAAGGCTGTAGATCACCTCATAATTCCGATCGCAGAGGATGGGGTGGAGGTGACATTCTTCATCGAGGATGTTGTTCCCATCACATTTTCGTCCGGTGCGTTCGCGAACGCAGTGGCAGATCTGATAAGGATCGTCAGATCCCTCACCAGGCTGGAGTGGCTCAGGGTCAGGTGCCCGATATGCAGAGAGGAGATGACACAGTACCTCACACCACAGGAGAATGTGGACCGCGCGATAAGCGAGAACAGATACCTTGAGACAGCATGCTCATTCTGTGAGGCCGCGATCTCGCTCGACCCGAGGACTTTCTCGCCGGTCACTGATTGA
- a CDS encoding 3-dehydroquinate synthase II gives MKEKWLMALAPEWDDVKPLITTALESGFDCVVVSRDHIDLVRELGSIKIACFGRERGSEDILILDASVPREKQIEAVENMGRPIGGYVEIRSKEDELFAAELGKHVDYLLVVGTDWKVIPLENMIAALQGYGCRIISCVRSSEEAEVALSTLEHGADGVLLDTRDPSEIKRVQAAAERSGMSRIDLKAATVVSVRPVGMGDRVCVDTCSLMRRGEGMLVGSQSRAFFLVQSEAEESPYVAARPFRVNAGAVHAYIRVGDKTRYLSELKSGDEVTIVGGDGMTRSAVVGRVKIERRPMILVEAEVDGDRVSTLLQNAETIKLVSHDGTPISVAELKPGDKVLVHVEDSARHFGMSIDETIIER, from the coding sequence ATGAAAGAGAAATGGCTCATGGCGCTTGCACCTGAATGGGATGATGTAAAGCCGCTGATAACCACAGCGCTCGAGTCCGGCTTCGACTGTGTGGTTGTGAGCAGAGATCACATCGATCTTGTGAGGGAGCTCGGGAGCATTAAGATCGCGTGCTTCGGCCGCGAGCGCGGCTCTGAGGATATTCTGATACTGGATGCATCAGTGCCAAGGGAGAAACAGATCGAGGCCGTCGAAAATATGGGCAGGCCCATCGGGGGTTATGTTGAGATACGCTCCAAGGAGGATGAGCTCTTCGCCGCAGAGCTCGGCAAACATGTCGATTATCTCCTTGTTGTCGGAACCGACTGGAAGGTCATACCGCTGGAGAACATGATCGCAGCGCTCCAGGGATACGGCTGCAGGATAATCAGCTGCGTCCGCTCCTCAGAGGAGGCAGAGGTCGCCCTCTCCACACTCGAGCACGGCGCTGATGGCGTGCTTCTTGATACCCGAGACCCCTCTGAGATCAAGCGGGTCCAGGCAGCCGCAGAGCGCTCTGGGATGAGCAGGATAGACCTGAAGGCCGCGACCGTGGTCTCTGTCAGGCCGGTCGGCATGGGCGACAGGGTATGCGTCGACACCTGCAGCCTGATGCGGAGGGGCGAGGGGATGCTTGTCGGCTCACAGTCGAGGGCGTTCTTCCTGGTGCAGAGCGAGGCCGAGGAGAGCCCGTATGTTGCGGCAAGGCCGTTCCGCGTGAATGCCGGAGCGGTCCATGCCTACATACGGGTTGGGGATAAAACCCGGTACCTGTCAGAGCTGAAGAGCGGTGATGAGGTAACGATAGTGGGCGGTGACGGGATGACGAGAAGCGCGGTTGTCGGCAGGGTCAAGATCGAGAGGAGGCCGATGATCCTGGTCGAGGCAGAGGTCGATGGCGACAGGGTGAGCACGCTCTTGCAGAATGCTGAGACGATAAAGCTCGTGTCCCATGACGGAACCCCGATATCGGTGGCAGAGCTGAAACCCGGTGATAAGGTTCTGGTGCATGTTGAGGACAGCGCGAGGCATTTCGGCATGAGCATCGATGAGACGATAATCGAGAGATGA